A genomic segment from Ghiorsea bivora encodes:
- a CDS encoding CPBP family intramembrane glutamic endopeptidase yields the protein MMLKHRPFPLLPYRFLLWGLVSYIVIETLGVLVLQYVDGFQEQTVIVLMRLLELVAFIIFIRQFNVLSNLGLQMPKQYALLVFLKFAAVCSLGAALLYALQPVWFVYIALPAWLHGITGLLLMVVLAPIVEELIFRGLLYRMLRERWGVWLSVTVSAAFFSLIHHGMLLSPQLIGGIIFALAYEWSRSLWVSIGLHMGANAAVYVLVVLGLAA from the coding sequence ATGATGTTAAAACATAGACCTTTTCCTTTGCTGCCCTATCGATTTTTATTATGGGGGTTGGTCTCTTATATTGTTATTGAAACACTGGGTGTTTTAGTTTTGCAATATGTGGATGGTTTTCAAGAACAAACAGTGATTGTATTGATGCGGCTATTGGAGTTGGTAGCGTTTATTATTTTTATTCGTCAGTTTAACGTGTTGTCAAACTTGGGTTTACAAATGCCTAAGCAGTATGCTTTGTTGGTTTTTCTTAAGTTTGCAGCAGTTTGTAGTTTAGGGGCAGCTTTGTTGTATGCATTGCAACCTGTATGGTTTGTTTATATTGCATTGCCTGCATGGTTGCATGGGATAACGGGGTTATTATTGATGGTGGTGCTTGCACCTATTGTTGAAGAGTTAATATTTCGAGGGTTACTTTATAGGATGTTGCGGGAGCGATGGGGTGTATGGCTTTCTGTGACTGTAAGCGCAGCTTTCTTTTCTTTGATTCATCATGGTATGCTTCTTTCCCCGCAGCTGATTGGTGGTATTATTTTTGCACTAGCTTATGAATGGAGCAGGTCACTGTGGGTAAGTATAGGTTTACACATGGGTGCAAATGCTGCGGTTTATGTGTTGGTTGTGTTAGGCTTAGCCGCCTAA
- the hslV gene encoding ATP-dependent protease subunit HslV, which yields METWKATTICCVRKGDDVAIAGDGQVSLGDTVIKHGAKKVRSIRDGSILTGFAGSTADAMNLFEKFEAKLDEHGANLTRAAVALAKDWRTDRVLRKLEAMMIVADKERTLIISGNGDVLEPDEGVAAIGSGGSYARAAATALVRKSDLDAEACVREAMKVAGDICIYTNDHVTVEVLGA from the coding sequence ATGGAAACTTGGAAAGCAACAACGATTTGCTGTGTGCGTAAAGGTGATGACGTTGCCATTGCAGGTGATGGGCAAGTATCTTTGGGTGATACGGTGATTAAACATGGTGCTAAAAAGGTACGGTCGATTCGCGATGGTAGTATTTTAACAGGTTTTGCAGGTTCAACTGCCGATGCCATGAACTTATTTGAAAAGTTTGAAGCCAAGCTGGATGAACATGGTGCTAACTTAACGCGTGCGGCAGTGGCTTTGGCTAAAGATTGGCGCACCGACCGAGTGTTACGCAAGCTTGAAGCGATGATGATTGTTGCAGATAAAGAACGTACTTTAATTATTTCGGGTAATGGTGATGTGTTAGAGCCTGATGAAGGTGTAGCTGCAATTGGTTCAGGCGGTTCTTATGCAAGGGCTGCAGCAACAGCTTTGGTACGTAAGAGTGATTTGGATGCTGAAGCTTGTGTGCGTGAAGCGATGAAGGTGGCTGGCGATATTTGTATTTATACCAATGATCATGTGACGGTTGAAGTTTTAGGCGCATAA
- a CDS encoding cell division protein FtsX produces the protein MSKAVKKNKTKKKEPQHKTSMRLPGGWQLPPLGIHQVLALVIVAVALWSVGLVWLALQGGQQWVGSWQQDIQVHVYVEQENKKQINSLQEHLKEITGVEDVRLVAKEEAEAWMEKWLGGSDLDASSFTKHLPESFEVTLTEPREAGVLQRIKQVAEEYYGQVNDDELELVEAGDILGTIENLAWFATIVLGLAMALIVSNTLRMILLARADEVHLMRLMGAKEWFVRLPFVLEGLLLGAGAGFFAWLLIWPLLWFTADWQLSLAIDLSGWAMFLPLVLGGAVVGCMGALIATANIVSPESEA, from the coding sequence ATGAGTAAAGCCGTGAAAAAAAATAAAACCAAGAAAAAAGAGCCGCAACATAAAACATCCATGCGTTTACCGGGTGGCTGGCAATTGCCTCCTTTGGGTATTCATCAAGTTTTGGCGTTGGTGATTGTGGCGGTGGCATTGTGGTCTGTTGGTCTGGTATGGTTAGCATTGCAAGGTGGGCAACAGTGGGTGGGATCCTGGCAGCAAGATATTCAGGTGCATGTATATGTAGAGCAGGAAAATAAAAAACAAATCAACTCTTTGCAAGAACACTTGAAAGAAATTACGGGTGTTGAAGATGTGCGTTTGGTTGCCAAAGAAGAAGCTGAGGCATGGATGGAAAAGTGGTTGGGTGGTAGTGACTTGGATGCCAGTAGCTTTACCAAACATTTACCAGAAAGCTTTGAAGTTACTTTAACGGAGCCTAGAGAAGCAGGGGTATTGCAGCGTATAAAACAAGTTGCAGAAGAATACTATGGTCAAGTCAATGATGATGAGCTGGAGTTGGTAGAAGCGGGTGATATTTTAGGTACAATTGAAAATTTAGCTTGGTTTGCGACTATTGTTTTGGGCTTGGCGATGGCGTTGATTGTGTCCAATACACTACGTATGATTTTATTGGCAAGAGCCGATGAGGTGCATTTGATGCGTTTGATGGGTGCCAAGGAATGGTTTGTACGCCTTCCTTTTGTTTTGGAAGGTTTGTTGCTTGGTGCAGGCGCAGGTTTTTTTGCATGGCTACTGATATGGCCGCTGTTATGGTTTACCGCAGATTGGCAATTGAGTTTGGCTATTGATTTAAGTGGTTGGGCAATGTTCTTACCACTGGTGTTGGGTGGTGCTGTGGTGGGTTGTATGGGTGCGCTGATTGCGACAGCTAATATTGTATCTCCAGAAAGTGAGGCTTAG
- a CDS encoding cell division ATP-binding protein FtsE yields MSQEETIIHMSNLMMRYKTGKVALSGLNMDIPQGSFVYLVGESGAGKSTLLRMLYGGLRPTSGQLEVQGTSIRGASDAQIRELRQRIGIIFQGNRLLNARTVFENVAMPLRVQGWDAERLLPRVRKVLSFVGLEDRLWSYPETLSGGEQQRVAIARAMLANPPMILADEPTGNLDDDTARHVLDLLMALNKLGTTVLMATHDLHLLTSHPGLVMQLHQGALMTGQSS; encoded by the coding sequence ATGAGCCAAGAAGAAACAATCATACATATGAGTAATTTGATGATGCGGTACAAGACGGGGAAAGTTGCGCTATCGGGATTAAATATGGATATTCCACAAGGAAGTTTTGTTTATCTTGTGGGTGAGAGTGGGGCAGGTAAGTCCACTTTATTACGCATGTTGTATGGTGGTCTTCGCCCAACATCTGGGCAGTTGGAAGTGCAAGGTACGAGTATTCGAGGGGCATCCGATGCGCAGATTCGTGAGCTTAGGCAACGTATTGGTATTATTTTTCAGGGTAATAGGTTGTTGAATGCGCGCACCGTGTTTGAAAATGTGGCGATGCCGCTGCGGGTGCAAGGTTGGGATGCAGAGCGTTTGTTGCCGCGTGTGAGAAAGGTGCTTTCTTTTGTGGGTTTGGAAGATCGATTATGGTCTTATCCTGAAACGCTTTCCGGCGGTGAGCAACAGCGGGTGGCGATTGCTAGAGCTATGCTTGCTAATCCTCCCATGATTTTAGCTGATGAACCAACAGGTAACCTAGATGATGATACTGCACGTCATGTGTTGGATTTACTCATGGCGCTCAACAAGTTGGGGACAACAGTATTGATGGCAACCCATGATTTGCATTTATTAACTTCACACCCTGGGCTGGTGATGCAATTGCACCAAGGGGCATTGATGACGGGGCAATCATCATGA
- the metE gene encoding 5-methyltetrahydropteroyltriglutamate--homocysteine S-methyltransferase, with product MATTHNLGFPRIGEQRSLKIALEQYWNGSMTEHKLLQTGKNLRKNHWKIQRDAGINYLPVGDFSWYDHVLDTSVMLGVVPERFAWDGGEVDLNTYFRMARGRAPSGESVAACEMTKWFDTNYHYIVPEFAKNQTFSLSSNKLFDEVAEAQALQLNAKAVVLGPLSYLWLGKVKGEPFDKLELLERIIPIYQTIFSRLKAQGISWVQVDEPILGLDLDSSWQQAFVQCYQQLATDRPKLLLTTYFHELRGNLAWACQLEIDGLHIDGIRAAKEVEQVATALPEDCVLSLGCVDGRNIWRTDLQQTLETLQPLKDKLGERLWLAPSCSLLHVPMDIEWETALDPEIKSWLAFAKQKLGELSVLQRALNQGETSVSNHLQQSTDACTRRKKSSKVHRLSVQKRLSRMSKAVQKRQSPYDKRVKLQHEWLKLPCFPTTSIGSFPQTTEIRQQRRAFKKGALDAETYRVYMQKEIEKVIRFQENIGLDVLVHGEPERNDMVEYFGEQLDGFAFTQHGWVQSYGSRCVKPPIIYGDVARPAAMTVEWSTYAQSLTDKPVKGMLTGPVTILNWSFVRDDQPRSDTCLQIALALQDEVLDLEKAGVRIIQVDEAALREGLPLRKSDWDDYLAWAVKAFRVTVSAVKDNTQIHTHMCYSNFNDIITSIAAMDADVITIETSRSDMELLDVFKSFAYPNEIGPGVYDIHSPNIPTKEQIVLLIRKAAERIPATRLWVNPDCGLKTRGWSEVEQALTVMVEAAVLLRQEFA from the coding sequence ATGGCAACAACACATAACCTTGGTTTCCCACGCATTGGGGAACAGCGCTCATTAAAAATTGCATTAGAACAATACTGGAATGGCTCAATGACTGAGCATAAGTTATTACAAACAGGTAAAAACTTGCGAAAAAACCACTGGAAAATACAAAGGGATGCAGGTATTAATTATTTACCCGTTGGCGACTTTTCATGGTATGACCATGTGCTTGATACATCTGTGATGCTGGGGGTAGTTCCAGAACGTTTTGCTTGGGATGGTGGCGAAGTTGATTTGAACACCTACTTTAGAATGGCGCGGGGCAGAGCGCCATCAGGAGAAAGCGTTGCAGCATGTGAAATGACCAAATGGTTTGATACGAATTACCATTATATTGTTCCTGAATTTGCTAAAAACCAAACGTTTTCACTTTCATCGAATAAGCTGTTTGATGAAGTTGCCGAAGCCCAAGCCTTGCAACTTAATGCCAAGGCAGTGGTGTTGGGGCCATTAAGCTATCTTTGGTTGGGTAAGGTGAAAGGTGAGCCTTTTGATAAACTTGAATTGTTGGAACGAATTATTCCTATATACCAAACAATATTTAGCCGTTTGAAAGCACAGGGTATCAGTTGGGTGCAAGTGGATGAACCCATCTTGGGTTTGGATTTAGATTCATCATGGCAACAGGCATTTGTCCAGTGTTATCAACAGTTAGCCACTGATCGCCCCAAGCTTTTACTGACCACCTACTTCCATGAACTAAGGGGTAACCTTGCATGGGCATGTCAGCTTGAGATAGATGGACTGCATATTGATGGTATACGCGCAGCCAAGGAGGTGGAGCAGGTAGCAACAGCGTTACCAGAAGACTGTGTCCTTTCGCTAGGATGTGTGGATGGAAGAAACATATGGCGCACTGATTTACAGCAAACATTAGAAACCCTTCAACCCTTGAAAGATAAGCTTGGGGAACGTCTATGGTTGGCACCATCATGCTCGTTGCTGCATGTTCCCATGGATATTGAATGGGAAACGGCACTTGATCCTGAAATTAAGTCATGGTTGGCATTTGCCAAACAAAAACTGGGTGAACTCTCCGTATTGCAACGTGCCTTAAATCAAGGGGAAACAAGCGTTAGCAATCATTTGCAGCAATCCACCGATGCTTGTACACGGCGAAAGAAATCAAGCAAGGTGCACCGTTTAAGCGTTCAAAAGCGTTTGAGTCGTATGAGTAAGGCAGTGCAGAAGCGCCAAAGTCCTTATGACAAACGTGTTAAACTCCAGCATGAATGGTTAAAGCTTCCTTGCTTCCCAACAACAAGCATTGGCTCATTTCCGCAAACAACTGAAATACGTCAACAACGAAGAGCTTTTAAAAAAGGTGCTTTAGACGCTGAGACTTATCGTGTGTACATGCAGAAGGAAATTGAAAAAGTCATACGTTTTCAAGAAAACATAGGTTTAGATGTATTGGTACATGGTGAACCTGAACGCAATGATATGGTAGAATACTTTGGTGAGCAGCTTGATGGTTTTGCTTTCACGCAACATGGATGGGTTCAATCTTATGGTTCTCGCTGTGTGAAACCTCCTATTATTTATGGTGATGTTGCTCGCCCTGCGGCAATGACAGTAGAATGGAGTACATATGCTCAGTCATTAACCGATAAACCTGTGAAAGGCATGTTGACGGGACCTGTGACTATCCTGAACTGGTCGTTTGTTCGCGATGATCAGCCACGAAGCGATACCTGCTTACAAATTGCTTTGGCATTGCAAGATGAAGTTTTGGATTTGGAAAAAGCAGGGGTTCGTATTATTCAAGTGGATGAAGCAGCTTTGCGTGAAGGTTTACCATTGCGAAAATCCGATTGGGATGACTACCTTGCGTGGGCGGTCAAAGCATTTCGAGTCACCGTTTCGGCAGTGAAAGATAACACACAGATTCATACCCATATGTGTTATTCTAATTTTAATGATATTATAACATCAATTGCAGCTATGGATGCAGATGTGATTACCATTGAAACATCACGTTCTGACATGGAGCTTTTGGATGTGTTTAAGTCATTTGCATACCCCAATGAAATTGGTCCAGGGGTATATGATATTCATTCTCCCAATATTCCTACCAAGGAACAAATCGTTTTGTTAATCCGGAAAGCTGCTGAGCGTATTCCTGCCACGCGTCTTTGGGTGAATCCTGACTGTGGTTTAAAAACGAGAGGTTGGAGTGAAGTTGAGCAGGCATTGACCGTAATGGTAGAAGCCGCTGTATTGTTAAGACAAGAATTTGCATAA
- a CDS encoding LysR family transcriptional regulator has product MFIETRHLRSLQIIAQSPSLAHAAEQLYVTQSALSHQIKSLESHFNTKLFLRGCKPLRLTIAGQRLVDLAKNVLPEIIQTEYELSRIAGGELGRLHITIECHACFEWLIGTLDIYRKQWPDIEVDLRMGMSFDAIPPLSQGEIDLVISSDPVKAKGITFEPLFPYEGRLAVSPDHILATKPYIQPSDLVGETLITYPVPRDKLDIFKHFLTPAGIEPFAVRSAELTAMMLQLVASKRGVAVLPDWVLHEPMQSGRIHSCPLGEQGLHGMLYAAVRHSDQKLPFVQSFIALASQAIQRHE; this is encoded by the coding sequence ATGTTTATCGAAACCAGACACCTTCGCAGCCTGCAAATCATTGCCCAAAGTCCTTCATTAGCTCATGCGGCAGAGCAACTTTATGTTACACAATCTGCATTATCACACCAAATCAAATCACTTGAATCTCACTTTAATACAAAGCTTTTTTTACGCGGCTGTAAACCACTTCGTTTAACCATCGCAGGGCAACGTTTGGTTGATTTGGCAAAAAATGTTTTACCCGAAATTATTCAAACTGAATACGAACTATCACGTATAGCGGGTGGCGAACTAGGGCGATTGCACATCACCATTGAGTGTCATGCCTGCTTTGAATGGTTAATTGGTACATTGGATATATACCGCAAGCAATGGCCAGACATTGAAGTTGACTTACGCATGGGCATGAGTTTTGATGCTATACCACCTTTATCACAAGGTGAAATAGACTTGGTTATCAGCTCTGACCCTGTGAAAGCGAAAGGGATTACCTTTGAACCCTTGTTTCCATATGAAGGCAGATTAGCCGTCTCGCCAGATCATATATTAGCAACAAAACCTTATATTCAACCTTCTGACCTCGTGGGTGAAACACTCATTACCTATCCTGTTCCGCGCGACAAGCTGGACATATTCAAACACTTTCTTACACCTGCTGGCATTGAACCATTTGCCGTTCGCAGCGCTGAATTGACGGCAATGATGTTACAATTGGTTGCGAGCAAACGAGGTGTAGCAGTTCTTCCTGATTGGGTATTGCATGAACCTATGCAATCAGGGCGCATACATTCATGCCCTCTTGGTGAGCAAGGGTTACACGGCATGCT